A stretch of Amycolatopsis balhimycina FH 1894 DNA encodes these proteins:
- a CDS encoding undecaprenyl-diphosphate phosphatase produces the protein MIDIGQAVILGVVEGLTEFLPVSSTGHLKIAEGFLGIPVDDQAVVGFTAVIQVGAIAAVLVYFFRDIIRFAAAWGRGLVRPEARQEHDYKFAWWVIFATVPIVVAGLLFQPLIKGPLASLWVVAGSLIAGSAVMWAADRFGTGERREAETTLPDAMLVGSSQILALLFPGFSRSGATISTGLLRGLDRVAATRLSFFLSIPALTGAGVYELKDAVGGGVDVLPLLVGTVVSFVVAYASIAWLLKFVAGHTFTAFVVYRVVVGVALLGLLVTGVLNP, from the coding sequence GTGATCGACATCGGCCAGGCCGTCATCCTGGGAGTCGTCGAAGGGCTGACCGAGTTCCTGCCGGTCTCCTCGACCGGGCACCTGAAGATCGCCGAGGGATTCCTCGGCATCCCGGTGGACGACCAGGCGGTGGTGGGCTTCACCGCGGTGATCCAGGTCGGCGCCATCGCGGCAGTGCTGGTCTATTTCTTCCGGGACATCATCCGGTTCGCCGCGGCGTGGGGCCGTGGGCTGGTGCGGCCGGAGGCGCGGCAGGAACACGACTACAAGTTCGCGTGGTGGGTCATCTTCGCCACGGTGCCGATCGTCGTGGCGGGCCTGCTCTTCCAGCCGCTGATCAAGGGACCGCTGGCTTCCCTATGGGTGGTCGCCGGATCGCTGATCGCCGGCAGCGCCGTCATGTGGGCCGCCGACCGGTTCGGCACGGGCGAGCGCCGGGAGGCCGAGACGACGCTGCCGGACGCGATGCTGGTCGGTTCGTCGCAGATCCTCGCCCTCTTGTTCCCCGGTTTCTCCCGATCCGGAGCCACTATTTCGACGGGGCTGCTGCGGGGGCTGGATCGCGTCGCGGCGACCCGGTTGTCGTTCTTCCTGTCCATTCCCGCGCTGACCGGCGCCGGTGTGTACGAGCTGAAGGACGCGGTCGGTGGCGGGGTGGACGTACTGCCGTTGCTGGTCGGGACGGTGGTGTCGTTCGTCGTGGCCTACGCGTCCATCGCGTGGCTGCTGAAGTTCGTGGCGGGGCACACGTTCACGGCTTTCGTGGTCTACCGGGTCGTCGTCGGTGTCGCGCTGCTGGGTCTGCTGGTGACCGGCGTCCTCAATCCCTGA